In Nocardioides marinus, one DNA window encodes the following:
- the serC gene encoding phosphoserine transaminase, with protein MTSDLRIPAELLPRDGRFGSGPSKVRVEHLDALAATGTTLMGTSHRQAPVRSLVGRVKERLATLFSLPEGYEVVLGVGGSTAFWDVATYGLVEHRSQHLVYGEFTGKFATAAAAAPWLSEPSLVRAEPGTLASPEPTAGVDAYAWAHNETSTGVMAPVLRPGGIDDDALVLVDATSGAGGLPVDLAEVDVYYFAPQKGFSSDGGLWVALMSPRALERARRIAATGRHVPAFFDLPTAIDNSRKDQTYNTPSVATLFLMDAQLEWMLSLGGLDATVARTRASAAHLYGWAERSPWVTPFVADPAHRSHVVGTVDLHPPLDFEDVLRVLRAHGVLDTDPYRKLGRNQLRVAMFPAIDPDDVLALTRCLDWVLERLS; from the coding sequence GTGACGTCGGACCTGCGCATCCCCGCCGAGCTGCTCCCCCGCGACGGCCGCTTCGGCTCCGGCCCCTCCAAGGTGCGCGTCGAGCACCTCGACGCCCTCGCCGCGACGGGTACGACGCTGATGGGGACCTCCCACCGGCAGGCACCGGTCCGGTCGCTGGTCGGCCGGGTCAAGGAGCGGCTCGCGACGCTGTTCTCGCTGCCCGAGGGCTACGAGGTGGTCCTGGGGGTCGGCGGCTCGACGGCGTTCTGGGACGTCGCGACGTACGGGCTGGTGGAGCACCGCTCCCAGCACCTGGTCTACGGCGAGTTCACGGGCAAGTTCGCCACTGCGGCCGCGGCGGCCCCGTGGCTGTCCGAGCCGTCCCTGGTGCGCGCCGAGCCGGGCACGCTGGCGTCGCCGGAGCCGACCGCCGGCGTGGACGCCTACGCCTGGGCCCACAACGAGACCTCCACGGGCGTGATGGCCCCGGTGCTGCGGCCCGGCGGCATCGACGACGACGCGCTGGTCCTGGTCGACGCCACGTCGGGCGCGGGCGGGCTGCCGGTGGACCTGGCCGAGGTCGACGTCTACTACTTCGCGCCGCAGAAGGGCTTCTCCTCCGACGGCGGGCTCTGGGTGGCACTGATGTCGCCCCGCGCGCTGGAGCGCGCCCGCCGGATCGCGGCCACCGGCCGGCACGTCCCGGCGTTCTTCGACCTGCCCACGGCGATCGACAACTCCCGCAAGGACCAGACCTACAACACGCCGTCGGTGGCGACGCTGTTCCTGATGGACGCCCAGCTGGAGTGGATGCTCTCGCTCGGCGGTCTCGACGCGACCGTCGCCCGCACCCGCGCGTCGGCCGCACACCTCTACGGCTGGGCCGAGCGCTCCCCGTGGGTGACGCCCTTCGTCGCCGATCCCGCCCACCGCAGCCACGTGGTCGGCACCGTCGACCTGCACCCGCCGCTGGACTTCGAGGACGTGCTGCGCGTCCTGCGCGCCCACGGCGTCCTCGACACCGACCCCTACCGCAAGCTCGGTCGCAACCAGCTGCGTGTGGCGATGTTCCCCGCGATCGACCCCGACGACGTGCTGGCCCTGACCCGCTGCCTGGACTGGGTGCTCGAGCGGCTCAGCTGA
- a CDS encoding zinc ribbon domain-containing protein gives MTTPHGSSSNQLPPTGGTRTTLRVIGVLLLVVGVPVFAWGIYSVFTYEGYDGPPGTAILAFIGGLPVIGIGLMALNVGTIGAQSRYVAGETMPTLKQSAAYLSDGEGIMGVGRTVDGATHGTDGARRAAATGPFCRSCGVRNDEDARFCDGCGASLA, from the coding sequence ATGACCACTCCGCACGGCTCCTCGAGCAACCAGCTGCCGCCCACCGGGGGCACGCGCACCACCCTGCGCGTGATCGGCGTCCTGCTGCTCGTCGTCGGTGTGCCGGTCTTCGCGTGGGGCATCTACTCCGTCTTCACCTACGAGGGCTACGACGGTCCGCCGGGAACGGCGATCCTCGCCTTCATCGGTGGCCTCCCCGTCATCGGCATCGGGCTCATGGCGCTCAACGTCGGCACGATCGGCGCCCAGTCGCGCTACGTCGCGGGCGAGACGATGCCGACGCTGAAGCAGTCGGCCGCCTACCTCTCCGACGGGGAGGGCATCATGGGCGTCGGTCGCACCGTCGACGGCGCCACCCACGGCACTGACGGGGCCCGCCGGGCCGCGGCCACCGGACCGTTCTGCCGCTCCTGCGGCGTGCGCAACGACGAGGACGCGCGATTCTGTGACGGATGTGGAGCCTCGCTGGCCTGA
- a CDS encoding GNAT family N-acetyltransferase: MEPRWPEGWSISQVGYGDPDVALLVEQVQAFYVERYGGPDETPLDPLMFQPPHGSFFLGRLGGTPVATGAWRRTTSAVVPGLPAGAPLAEVKRMFVVPTAQRRGLARLVLAHLERTAADSGVRALVLETGAAQPEAIALYTSSGYEPVPGFGHYRDSPLSRCYGKVLGGAPA; encoded by the coding sequence GTGGAGCCTCGCTGGCCTGAGGGCTGGAGCATCTCCCAGGTCGGCTACGGCGACCCCGACGTCGCCCTGCTCGTCGAGCAGGTGCAGGCCTTCTACGTCGAGCGCTACGGCGGGCCCGACGAGACCCCGCTGGACCCGCTGATGTTCCAGCCGCCCCACGGCAGCTTCTTCCTCGGCCGCCTCGGCGGTACGCCGGTGGCGACCGGTGCCTGGCGCCGCACCACCTCCGCCGTGGTGCCCGGGCTGCCGGCGGGTGCGCCGCTGGCGGAGGTCAAGCGGATGTTCGTGGTGCCCACGGCCCAGCGCCGTGGGCTGGCCCGCCTCGTGCTGGCGCACCTGGAGCGGACCGCAGCCGACTCCGGCGTCCGTGCCCTGGTGCTGGAGACCGGCGCGGCCCAGCCCGAGGCGATCGCGCTGTACACCTCCAGCGGCTACGAGCCCGTGCCCGGCTTCGGGCACTACCGCGACTCCCCGCTGTCCCGCTGCTACGGCAAGGTGCTGGGAGGCGCACCCGCCTGA
- a CDS encoding nuclear transport factor 2 family protein: MKKQQATEELHRAVVETLARLGRAFAHRDVDAAVACFTPDGAAYGDDLGEHAHGHEELASFLAEVFEEPFVMGWEVGEVWARHRSDVLWFVARTEAVLTYPEGIVERVPFQLSGTLSHSRRHGWRFELFNGTQPVTQARELLVGV, from the coding sequence GTGAAGAAGCAGCAGGCCACCGAGGAGCTCCACCGGGCCGTCGTCGAGACGCTCGCCCGGCTGGGACGCGCCTTCGCCCACCGCGACGTCGACGCCGCCGTCGCCTGCTTCACCCCCGACGGAGCCGCCTACGGCGACGACCTGGGGGAGCACGCCCACGGCCACGAGGAGCTGGCCTCGTTCCTCGCCGAGGTCTTCGAGGAGCCGTTCGTGATGGGCTGGGAGGTCGGCGAGGTCTGGGCCCGCCACCGCAGCGACGTGCTGTGGTTCGTGGCGCGGACCGAGGCCGTGCTGACCTACCCCGAGGGGATCGTCGAGCGGGTGCCCTTCCAGCTCTCCGGCACCCTGAGCCACTCGCGGCGCCACGGTTGGCGCTTCGAGCTCTTCAACGGCACCCAGCCGGTCACCCAGGCCCGCGAGCTGCTCGTCGGCGTCTGA
- a CDS encoding class I SAM-dependent methyltransferase has product MTSRDAVDLWDDEADTFDDAADHGLRDPAVRGAWRTMLAGLLPPAPCRVADLGCGTGTLALLLAEEGYAVDGVDFSPEMVRRAIAKTEGEPTVSITEGDAYDPPLGAATYDVVLSRHVLWALPDPVEALRRWSSLLRPEGRLVLVEGSWVTGAGLTAEQVADAARTVGREPRVLVLDDPALWGGPITDERYAVVC; this is encoded by the coding sequence ATGACCTCTCGGGACGCGGTCGACCTCTGGGACGACGAGGCCGACACCTTCGACGACGCCGCCGACCACGGGCTGCGCGACCCCGCCGTGCGGGGGGCCTGGCGCACGATGCTGGCCGGGCTCCTGCCTCCGGCACCCTGCCGGGTCGCCGACCTCGGCTGCGGCACCGGGACACTGGCGCTGCTGCTCGCCGAGGAGGGGTACGCCGTCGACGGCGTGGACTTCTCGCCGGAGATGGTGCGGCGGGCGATCGCCAAGACCGAGGGTGAGCCCACGGTCAGCATCACCGAGGGCGACGCCTACGACCCGCCGCTGGGCGCCGCCACGTACGACGTCGTGCTGAGCCGCCACGTGCTCTGGGCGCTGCCCGACCCGGTCGAGGCGCTGCGCCGCTGGTCCTCCCTGCTGCGACCGGAGGGCCGGCTGGTCCTGGTCGAGGGCAGCTGGGTCACCGGCGCCGGCCTGACCGCCGAGCAGGTGGCCGACGCGGCGCGCACCGTCGGGCGCGAGCCCCGCGTGCTGGTCCTCGACGACCCCGCCCTGTGGGGCGGGCCGATCACCGACGAGCGCTACGCCGTCGTGTGCTGA